The window ATCCTCATCCCACCCGCCCCGCACCCCGTTACGGCAGCGCCCTCGAACACGGCGAAGCCCACACCCGCGACCATGCCGCCTGGTCGCGGCGCGACTTCCTCACGGGCCTCGGCGCGGCTATCGGCGGCGCCTTCGTGCTTGGAGGCGCCCCGATCCGCGCCTACGGGGCCTCGCCGCTGCTGGCGCAGCTGGCCGCCGCCGAGACCGACCGTGTGCTCGTCCTCATCCAGCTCTCCGGCGGCAACGACGGCCTGAACACCATCATCCCCTACGAAAACGACGTCTATTACCGCGAGCGGCCGTCCATCGCCATCGCCAAAAACACGGCCCAGGCGTTGGCGGTAGGGCTCGATCAGGGGCTGCACCCGTCCCTTGCGCCGTTCGGGCCGTACTTCAACGATGGGCGGTTCGCCATCGTCCAGAACGTCGGCTACCCGTCGCCGAACCTCTCCCACTTCCGGTCCACGGATATCTGGATGTCCGGCACCTCATCGGACACCATTTCCCCCACCGGCTGGGTGGGGCGGTACCTGAATCGGGAGTTTCCGAATTTCGACGAGACCCCGACCGACTTCCCGCTGGCCGTCCAGATCGGCGGCCTGTCGTCCCTGATGTTCCAGGGGCCGGCCGGCAACATGGGGATGTCGCTGGTGAGTCCGGAATTCTTCGAGCGCCTCGCCGAGGATGGCAAGCTCTACGAAACCGCCGGCCTGCCCTCGACCCGCTACGGCGCCGAGATGGGTTACGTCCGCTCCGTCGCCAACGACTCCTTCGTCTACGCCGGCGCCGTTCAGGCCGCCTCGGCCGTTGGCGCGAATGAGGTCGACTATCCCCAGAACACGCTCGCCAATAACCTGTCCATTGTCGCCCGCCTGATCAAGGGCAACCTCGGCTCGCGGATCTACCACGTCTCCATCGGCGGATTCGACACCCACGCCAACCAGCTGGGCGACCACGGCCAACTCCTGAACGCCCTGGCATCCAGTGTCGACGCCTTTCTACAGGACGTGGCGGCGGCCGGCATGGGCGACCGCGTGCTGACGATGACGTTCTCCGAATTCGGCCGGCGCGTGGGGCAGAACGGCTCCTTCGGGACCGACCACGGCACCGCCGCGCCCCTGTTTGTCGCCGGCGACGGCGTGAACGGCGGCCTGTACGGCAACGCGCCCGACCTCGTGAACCTGGACCTCGCCGGCAACATCCTGCACGAACACGATTTCCGCACGATCTACGCCACCATGCTGCAGGACTGGTTCGGGCTCGACCCCGCGGTCGTCGGAGAAGTGTTGTTCGGTCATCCGTATGAGGCGCTCCCGCTCATCGCCAACCCCGCGAGCCCCGTGGCCGTGGAGCGGGGCGCGCTGCCGTCGTCGTTCACGCTCAACCAGAACTACCCGAACCCGTTTAATCCGCAGACCACCATCACCTTCACCCTTACACGCCCCGAAGCCGTCCGCCTGGTCGTATTCGATATCCAGGGACGCCGGCTTGAAACGCTGGTGGACGGGACGCTGCCCGCCGGCCCGCACCGTGTGGCCTTCGACGCCGGAAGGCTGCCGAGCGGGACGTATCTGTACCGGCTGGAAACCGCCGGCGGCGCCCAGAGCCGGCGGATGACGCTGGTTCGATGAGGCGCGTACACTTGTACTGAAACGGCGAGCCCTTATGGTGAGATGCCAGGCCGGAGCATTTTATCTGGTTATTCAGGTGTTGTCCGCTTGCGAATTCCTCTTGGAGCATGGCAAAACCAGCGCAGGCAGGAAAATCTAGCATAAAAGACCTCGAATGCGCCAAAACCACTTGTTTTTTCGTTATGCGCTGCATTACGTTCAGATGCGGTACGTGTAGCCCACTTGGAAAAAACCGCGTGCCATAACGAAGACCGATGCCGCCCACTCATCACGGCTCGCTTCGCGCAGATCCCCCCCGGAATTGCTGACCACTAACTCTTGTTATCGCCATGGGGAAGGGATTGCTTATTGTACTAGCGGGGTTTATCGCCTCGGCGCTCATCGTTAACCAGTCCTCGCAGCAGTCTACTCACACGACAAGCTCCGTAGTCTCGGCATACGAAAACGAGCTTCTTGCCCGGCAAATAGCCACATCGGCGATCAATCTGGGAGTAGCCGAGGCGAAGCGTGATTTTTCGAATGCCGAGATGATTTCGTATGTAGATCACGCGTTTCTAGGCGGCCATTTCGATTTAACCGCGACACCATTGGCTGGAGGCGAGATCCTGCTTCGAGCGACCGGTATCAGTGGCGATAAAGGGTATGAGATCACGGCCACGCTCCGCAGCATTGTTGCACCGGGGACGGTAGAAGCGGCGATTCTAATCGATGCCCCATACGCCGAGATATCATTCAACGGCGATTCATTTGTAGACAGCGGGATCGATACCACGCCGCCGTCGATGGGCGGGCCCTATGCGGGAAGTTCGGTAGCCGTTCATGGCGTCCGGACAACGCTCAGCAGCGTGAAGGATCTTGTTGAGGGTGCGATTTCCCACAAGCAAGAAGATCAGATTGTCGGTATCGGTGGAGAACTCGATGTAACGTATGGACCTTTTGCGCTCAACCTCGATTCGCTTCGAACAGAGGTGTTGAGTCGTGCGGATGCCGTATTCCCAGGTGGTATATTTAACGGCAATCGAACCTACGGTTCACCCACGGAGCCGCAATACATCGTGGTATCCGGAGATGCGACCTTTAATGGCACAGTGGCAGGTTATGGCGTCCTGCTCATCGAGGGCGATATGCAAGTGCTTTCCGGCACATTCGGATGGGAAGGCATCGTTATGGCCAGAGCGGGCGATTCGGCAGACCTGCATATCACGTATAAAGGTACCGCGACAATTTATGGGGCTCTGATTCTTCAGGTCCCCTCGTTTGCCGGCGACAATGAAGCCGATCAGGACACAGGCGAGGGCGGCGACCCACTTGAAGGAGACCCCTCTCCACCCAGGCTCCACTTTGTGCAGGATGGAAGATCGGGCGTCTATTACAGCTACGCGGCACTGGATCGTCTTAGCGTTCAACTGTCGAGTATCGGGGCTGCCGCTGCACCGCGGATCGTGATGAGCGGGCGGTATGAATCGCGCACGGGGTATTAGAGGTCCATCGGAGCCCGGGTACAGAACCGGTACCAGACTGTAGAGTGCACCGGACGCTGCGGTTGTGGTGGCGCGATGCGGGCCTGGCGCGTGGTGATCGTTGCCCCGGTCACGGAGCCCAGGGTGTCATTACCGTCCCCCTGCACACATCGCTGAGGCATTCACAATCGGCGCCACGATAAATGCGGACTACTCCTGTGTAATCGTCTCGCGTTTCCCCCCAGTTATGGGAGCCTGGTCGATCTATTCGCAGTGGGTGAACAAGCCATGTCGCTCGTTTCAGACACCCCGACGATTGCAGTAGAAGTGAACGGAACTTCGACTCGTCTCTAGCGCCGCCTGCGGTTTGGACCCAATGTAAAACGGCGGATGGGGTTTGTGCCCCATCCGCCGTTGGTTTTATATTGACCGGTCCGAGAACAGCCGAGGACCTGCCGTGGTAACGCGATGACACGGACGGAATCTCCGCGGAGAGTTACTTCGACAGCACCATCGTCTGCGTAAACGTCCCGGCCGGCGTGCTCAGCCGGTAGAGGTAGGTTCCGCTCGGCAGGTTGCCGGCGTCGAAGCTGGCGTCGTATTGTCCGGCCTCGAGGGCGCGGTCCACGAGGAGTTCGACTTCACGGCCCAGCAGGTCGTACACCGAAAGCCGGATGTGCGTCGCTTCCTGGACGGAGAAGCTGATCGTGGTCGTCGGGTTAAACGGGTTCGGGTAGTTGCCATTCAGGCCGAAGCTGACCGGGGTGTCCACGGCGAGGCGGTCGATCCGGGAGCCGGCATTCATCGCGCTGCTGACATCGTCGCAATGGCCCGGGCCGATCTCACCGTTGTTATAGGCGTCGAGGGTATTGCTCAGCGTTTCGCCCCCATTCCAGTCCTTATTGCCATTGCCCACGGGGCCGTTGGCAATCAGCCAGGCATCGGCCGCCGAGATCGTCGAGGCGATGTCCGTGTCGTCCGCGCCATTCGCGACGTTCAGCTTCGCGGCGATGAGTTGATGCGCCAGAATGAGCGTCTTATCTCCCTTGGGCGAGGCATTAAAGATATCGAGCAACTGGGCCTTGGTGTAGACCACATTGCCCAGCGTGAGCTGGTCGACAGGCCACGCCTCCGGATGCGTTTTCCAGAAGCCCTGGGTGTACGAGCAGCCGCCCGGTGGGGGCGGTGGCGGCAGGAAGACGATGTTGTCCAGCCCGCCCGAACCCTTGTGGGTCATTACGAGCTGCACGACGCCAGCCGTGCCCGCGCCGGCCAGCCCGGCGTCGGTAACCACGGTGGCGACGCCATTGTCGCCAGTAGCCGGCGAGCTGAACATGCCGAGCATGACGCCGCCTTCACCGATGAGTTCGATGTTCTGGGACTCATTGCTCTCCCGGTCGATGATTGTGAACTGGTAGATGGTCACCGGCTCTGGAAAATCGAGCACGATCGTCGTTGCGCCGTTTTCGTCGTCCGGATTGATCACGCCGGGCAGGCCCGGCTGGATGTCGACGATTTCCGTCGGCCGCTCGTGCACGATCAGGATGTTACCCAGCGCCGAATCGTTCTGGAATGCGCCCGGGCCGCCGCCCAGGCCGAGGCCGGGACCCCCGAAGGCCACGTTCGGCGAACCGAGGTCGCGATCGTTGCCGGTGCATCCGCCGATGCAGTACGAGTCGAAGATCACGGCCGCGTTGACGCCGGGGCTGTTTTGAAGATTAGAGCCGGTCACCGTGACGGGGCCGAAGCCACCGTCGCCGAAGACACTGCTTACGACCTGGCCTTCGACGAGGCCTTCGAAGTCGATCGTTTCTTGCGCCGATGCCTTGTTCAGTCCGAATAAGGCGATCATTAGCATAGTGAGGATACAGGCCCGAAGCCTGTGCATAGTACGGTTATCCATGGTGGATCACCCTTGATTGGTTGTGAGATGGAATTTCCTGGGGCTTGCAGGAACACCAATAAAGGGTATTATTGGAAG of the Rhodothermales bacterium genome contains:
- a CDS encoding DUF1501 domain-containing protein, whose amino-acid sequence is PHPTRPAPRYGSALEHGEAHTRDHAAWSRRDFLTGLGAAIGGAFVLGGAPIRAYGASPLLAQLAAAETDRVLVLIQLSGGNDGLNTIIPYENDVYYRERPSIAIAKNTAQALAVGLDQGLHPSLAPFGPYFNDGRFAIVQNVGYPSPNLSHFRSTDIWMSGTSSDTISPTGWVGRYLNREFPNFDETPTDFPLAVQIGGLSSLMFQGPAGNMGMSLVSPEFFERLAEDGKLYETAGLPSTRYGAEMGYVRSVANDSFVYAGAVQAASAVGANEVDYPQNTLANNLSIVARLIKGNLGSRIYHVSIGGFDTHANQLGDHGQLLNALASSVDAFLQDVAAAGMGDRVLTMTFSEFGRRVGQNGSFGTDHGTAAPLFVAGDGVNGGLYGNAPDLVNLDLAGNILHEHDFRTIYATMLQDWFGLDPAVVGEVLFGHPYEALPLIANPASPVAVERGALPSSFTLNQNYPNPFNPQTTITFTLTRPEAVRLVVFDIQGRRLETLVDGTLPAGPHRVAFDAGRLPSGTYLYRLETAGGAQSRRMTLVR
- a CDS encoding T9SS type A sorting domain-containing protein; translation: MDNRTMHRLRACILTMLMIALFGLNKASAQETIDFEGLVEGQVVSSVFGDGGFGPVTVTGSNLQNSPGVNAAVIFDSYCIGGCTGNDRDLGSPNVAFGGPGLGLGGGPGAFQNDSALGNILIVHERPTEIVDIQPGLPGVINPDDENGATTIVLDFPEPVTIYQFTIIDRESNESQNIELIGEGGVMLGMFSSPATGDNGVATVVTDAGLAGAGTAGVVQLVMTHKGSGGLDNIVFLPPPPPPGGCSYTQGFWKTHPEAWPVDQLTLGNVVYTKAQLLDIFNASPKGDKTLILAHQLIAAKLNVANGADDTDIASTISAADAWLIANGPVGNGNKDWNGGETLSNTLDAYNNGEIGPGHCDDVSSAMNAGSRIDRLAVDTPVSFGLNGNYPNPFNPTTTISFSVQEATHIRLSVYDLLGREVELLVDRALEAGQYDASFDAGNLPSGTYLYRLSTPAGTFTQTMVLSK